The stretch of DNA ACCGCGACAAAGTTCGTTTTGCTCTGCTGATTCAACGTTTGGATAATAAGCTCGGCCACCCGTTTTGTGGCACCCATTACGCTCGTTGGGTTCACTGCTTTATCTGTGGAAATTTGAACGTACGTTTCAACGCTGTACTGATCGGCACACTCTGCCAGGTTTTTCGTACCGAAGATGTTATTTTTAACGGCTTCCGTCGGATTGTGTTCCATTAAAGGGACATGCTTGTGTGCAGCGGCATGAAAGACAACCTGGGGACGGTAAATAGAAAAAATATGTTCAAGCCGGTTTTTATCCTGAATGTCGCCAATCAGTGCCTGAATGGGAAGGTGAGGATAAAGCTGCTCGAGTTCTTTTTCGATTGCATATACGCTGTTTTCACCGTGGCCAAGCAGAAGCACTTTTTTTGGATGAAATGAAGAAATCTGCCGGCAGATTTCCGAGCCGATCGAGCCGCCCGCTCCGGTAATCAGCACGGTTTTTTCTTGTACATAGTGAGAAATGCCGAGAACATCCAGCTGGATCGGCGGGCGTCCAAGCAAATCTTCCACGTTGACCTCACGGATCATGCTCAATGTAACACGACCGTTAATAATATCTGTAATACGCGGAAGAATCCGGACAGTGACGCCGCATTTTTGACAGCTTTTTACGATTCGGGTAATATCGCTTCCGGAAGCTGAGGGAATGGCGATAATGGCTGTTTCAATATGGAAATGTTCAATGACCCGTTCAATCTCGTTGGTTGTGCCGGCAACCGGCATATTCCGGACGTTCAGACCAAGTTTTTCGGGATCATCGTCAATAAAAGCAACGGGATATAAAAAAGGGTCCATCGATTTTTTCAGCTCTTTCACCACTAAAATCCCCGCATTACCAGCACCGATAATGAGTGTCCGCTTTCCTTTTTTATTGGGAATGCCTTTGTTTTCATTTACAGACCATAAAATCAAGCGTGAAAATAAAAAGGCCGCCAGGGCAACGGTCCATGTTATAAAAAGGAGAGAGTACGGCAGGGTGGTTACCCCCCACTCCGTAAAAAGAAGATGCAGCATGCCGCCTGTTACGAAAGTAAATGTGAAGCTTTTTCCAATGACTTTTGATTCCCCCATACTGGCAAAACGCCATAAGTGGCGATAATGGTGAAAAAGGTGGAATCCGATCGTCAGTACAATCCAAAACAAGGCGAAGATGTACGCCATTTGGGAAAATGTGACCCCTCTGCCGTTTTCATAGAAAACAAAGCAGGAAAGCGCAACAGAAAGAAAAAGAATTCCGAAATCCATGAAAAGCGCCAGAACATATCGTTTCGTTCGGCTCACACCAAAGCCTCCATTCCATACTTTTTAGCTCTTTATTTTATATGAATTTATGGAATAAGGTGTGATTAAAATAGCCGCCGGCCCGCCGCAAAAAGGACAGGGAGAAACGTTGGGAAACAGCCGCTTTTGTTAAAAAGGAACTTGCCAAAAAAGCCGAAAATAGGCTGTGTCCGTCTCTGATTATAAAAAACTTCCCTTACAGAACTTTGGTTGTAGTATTATGAAACTAGTGAAAAAACGGAAAAAAATAATAAACGGAGACAAAGAAAATGCCTAGCGTACGGTTTTTATGCGGACTGTTTTTTCTGATGTCATGGTTTCCGCAGGCTGTTCATGCCGAGGGGCAGCCGGCATCGGAGGATATACATTTATCTATTTTTTATTTGGAAGATTCCAAGCAGCAATTCTCTATTGAGGAGGTTGCTGCGGCTCAAAAGAAGCATCTGTTTCGACCGGCGGAAAAAAGTCCGAATTTTGGCTATACGGATTCTGTCTATTGGTTCCGGCTCACGGTGGAAAACAAAACGGGTCAAGAAAGATTACTGCTTGAGGTCCCTTCTCCTCCACTTGATTCTCTGATTCTTTACGGGCCCGACGGGAAGGGGGCTTTTCAGAAAACAGAAGCAGGGGATACAAAGGAGTTTGGCGACAGGCTGATTAAACATCGAAACTTTCTGTTTCCTATTAAACTCTCAAGCGGAGAAAAGAAAACGTACTACCTGCGGGTGCAAACGGAAGGTGCCATGAGCGTTCCGATCCAACTGTGGACAGAGGACACCTTTTTGCCGCATTCTACAAAAGAAACAGCGATTCATTTTGGCTATTACGGACTTGTCATCATTATGGCTGTTTATAATTTCTTTTTATTTATCTTTTTACGGAATAAAAGCTATTTGGTTTACACGCTGTTTTCTCTTTCGTATGTCATGATTCACATGGCTAATTTAGGGGACGCTTATCAATGGCTATGGCCTTCGGCGTCGTGGTGGAATAACCGTTCTATCGTGTTTTTTATTAGTTTTTCATTTATTCTTTCCTGCTTTTTTATTCGTCATTTATTGAACGTTCCCAAGTATTCGCCCTGGATGGATCAAGCTTTATCGCTATTAGCAGCCATACAGGTGCTTATTATTGGTATTTTATTTTTCGTAAGCTACCCGCTTGCCTTGCATATGATTTTTGTTTCGAGCTTGCTCCACAGCCTTTTCTTTCTTTTTTTGGCCTTATTCTTATGGAAAAAAGGCAGTAAACTGGCGAAGTATTTTCTTTTTGCCTGGCTGTTTTTTCTAATTGGCAATACGATTTCTTCTCTTGCGGATGCCGGGCTCATCGTGCGCAGCCTGGCAACCCATTATGCCGTTTTAATTGGCTCTCCATTGGAACTGGTTTTGTTCTCACTGGGCCTTTCCGCTCAAGTAGGACTTATCCGGAAAGAAAAGGAACAGCTCTATGAGAAGGTGCAGGAAACACAAAAAGATATCACGCTGACGATCGGGGAGGTTATGGAAGCACGTTCAAAAGAAACATCCCACCATGTGAAAAGAGTAGCGGAATATTCCGGCATTATAGCCCTTGCCTATGGACTGTCAGGGGAAGAAGTGAAAAAGCTAAAAGCGGCTTCTCCTATGCATGATCTTGGAAAAGTGGGGATTCCAGACAGCATCTTAAACAAGCCCGGCAAGCTGACAGAGGAAGAATTCAAAGAAATGAAAAAGCATACGACGATCGGCTATAATATGCTTAAGCATTCATCCGGTGAGACCTTGCAAATCGCGGCGATTATTGCCCATCAGCATCATGAAAAATATGATGGTACCGGGTACCCACGGAAGCTAAAGGGAGAAGACATTCATTTGTTTGCAAGGATTACCGCTATTGCGGATGTGTTCGATGCATTAAACAGTAAAAGAGCTTATAAAGAAAAATGGGACCTGGATGGTATTCTTTCTTTTATGGAAAGAGAAAAAGGAAAGCATTTCGATCCGATGTTAGTTGATTTATTTTTAGCTGACATTGATGCCGCCCTCGAAGTAGCTCATAAATTCCCTGAATAGGAGGAGTTTCTAGGAATTTTTAGCTCTTATCAAAAAAGATCAAACGAAGAGCCGTATGGCTTTCGTTTGATCTTTTATTTTTAAGGAAGAGAAGGAGGAAGTTTATTGTGATGCCGGCTTCTTTTTTCTTTATACATTTCCTGATCAGCCATTTCAAGCAGCTCTTCAAGAGAAATATTCATGCCGGGATGGTAATAGCAGATGCCGTGACTGGCCGACAATTTGTACGGCTGCCGGGAGACCTGGTTGGCGCGGTCAAACTCTAATTGAATGGCAGCCCAGGCTTGATTGGCCGCTTCCGGCGGCTGATTGGGAAAAAGAATAACAAACTCATCCCCGCCCATTCGAAATAAAAGATCTTCTTCACCCAGAGATTTTTGAATTGCTTGGCAGATCGCTTTAATAAAATGGTCACCTTTATTATGGCCGTAACGGTCATTAACAGTTTTTAATCCGTTAATATCGATGTAGCAGAGTGTAAAGGGCTGGGCCTGGCGGCTGTTCATCAGGCTAGAAAGAACATTCAGCCCTTTTCGTCTGTTCATAATACCTGTCAGTTCATCCAAAAAGGCATGCGCCGATAACTTTTCTTCTTCTGCTTTAAAGCTCGTTACATCCGTTGTTCCGATCAGCAGGCACGGTTCCTGCAAATAATCAACTAATTCCACACTCAGCATAATCCAAATATCTTTCTTCGCCGGATCAAAATGCGGCGTTAAATATCCTTTGATGCTTCCTTTCTCCTGCAAAACATCAACGATATTCTGCTCCTCATACGAATTTTTAAAAAGAAGGCCAGCGCCTTTATCGTGCAGCTGAGTTCCTTCGTAATACGCAGATGCCCGCTGATTAAAAAGGATAATCTGATAATTAGAAAGCCGTGCCAGAATGAGTGGGTGCGGATTTAAATCAAATAAAAGGCGAAATGTTTTTTCGTTCTTTTGAAGCTGCTGCTGGCTTTCCATCTCTTTTTTTCGATAGGAATAAAAAGTGGACGATAGAAAAAAAGCAATGCCGGCTGCTGCGGTCGAATTAATCATATTCATAATAGATGTAAGTGAAAAACCGCCAATTTTCATTAATCCGGTTAGAAACAAAACATGGATGCCGGCCAGCATGACTGCGGATTTTTTTGGAGGGATCGGAAAAGTCACAGAAGCTGCCAGTAAAATAATTAAATACGCGTAAATATTGCCGGTTAAAAATTGGCTGTTTAACGATCCGGACGCGCCAATGAAAATATAAAAGCAAAAATAGCTATATACATAATGCAGCAAATCCCTCCTGCCAGACTGCTGGCGCCGGATCAGCTTTTTACGGACCAGCAAAAAGGTGAGCGACATAAAGAACGAAAGAAAATGTAAAAAAGAGAGAATACCCAAGTTTAATCTCTTTTCTCCCGTTGACAAAAAGTAAAGATCCAAAGCCAAATAAAGCGGGTAAGACAGGACAACCATTAAACAAACAAACCGAAGCCTGGCGAACAGCATTTCACCATGCTCGCGGCAGAACTGCTCATCTTCAGGCCGATCCGGTTGAAAGAAAGCGCTCCATGTATCTTTCTTCATATTATAAATCCTTTTTTACTTGCATTTTACCATAGCTTTATAGGGCATCCTAATGAATTCAGTGCTCTGTTAAACGAGCTTTTCAAATGAAAAATCCCGGAGGATGAAGATTCCGGGATTTTTCATTTGAACTTGTTTTGAATACCGAACCGTGCATTCAGCTGGCCTTTGATCATGCTTCGTTTTAATTTGTCTTGATCTGGTCTTTTCTTCATTTCCTGCCTGATTTCAAATGTCCGGACACCATCTTCCATTTGGTTGGCAATATCCATCAGTGTTTCCACGTCGCCAAAGGAGTATTTTCGCGTGCCTCTTTCTGAGCGGTCAGGGAAAATAAGCTGGCGTTCTTCGTAATAGCGAATCTGGCGTTCAGACAAGCCGGTTAACTCGCTCACAATTCCAATTGTAATAACCTTTTTCGTCTTATAGCTTTTCTCTTCATCTGTCATGGAATCACCTCGAAATGGATTACCTGTACTATTATATATCAATACGTTAATTTATGTAACGATTATATGTGATATTTTCTAACAATTAATTTTTATGTTAGATTATATAACATTTATTGTGACTACTTCTTTTAAGTCTCCTATAATCATCACTATCAACAGCCACCAAGGAGGATGTTCAGATGACAAAAGAAAAAATCGTACTAATCGGAAATGGGATGGCCGGTGTCCGGTCTATTGAAGAAATATTAAAAATTAACCCGAATCGGTTTCATATTACTATTTTTGGTGAAGAGCCTTATCCGAACTATAACCGTATTCAATTGTCAAAGGTCCTTCAAGGAGATACAACGATCGCTGACATTACGCTAAACGACTGGAACTGGTACGAAGAACAAAACATTCAGTTATATCCAGGTGAAGGGGTAACGCGGATTGATACAGAAGCAAAATGTGTTCATACCACAAAAGAGCGGACAGTCCAATATGACAAACTTATTATTGCGACAGGCTCGGTTCCTTTTATTATTCCGGTGCCGGGGCATGAGAAAAAAGGCGTAACCGCATTCCGTGATATTAAAGACTGTGAAAAAATGATCGATGCGTCCAAAGAATTCAAAAAAGCGTCCGTTATTGGAGGAGGTCTTCTCGGACTCGAAGCTGCACGCGGGCTCTTGAATCTAGGCATGGAAGTAAACGTTATTCATCTGGCCGACTTTTTAATGGAGCGCCAGCTCGATGAAACAGCCGGTAAAATGCTGCAGAAAGAGCTGGAAAAGCAAGGAATGAACTTCCTTATGCAAAAGCAGACAGCCGAGATTTTAGGGGAGAACCGGGTAGAAGGTATCCGCTTTAATGACGGCGAAGAAATCGAAACGGATCTGGTCGTGATGGCGGTCGGTATCCGGCCGAATACATCATTGGCGAAAGAGAGCGGTATTGCCGTAAACCGGGGCATTCTTGTCAACGACTTTATGGAAACCAATATCCCAGATGTGTACGCGGTTGGGGAATGTGCCGAGCACCGCGAAGTCGTCTACGGCCTTGTGGCTCCGCTTTATGAGCAGGGCAAGGCAATGGCAGCGCACATTTGTGATACACAGGCTCCCGGCTATGCAGGCTCAGTTCTGTCCACACAGTTAAAAGTTTCGGGTGTGGATGTATTCTCGGTCGGTGAAATTGTAGAAGATGAAGAAACGAAGACAATTAAAATGTTTGATGACTGGAAAGGCACATACAAAAAGGTCTTAATCCGTGACGGAAAAATGGCCGGTGCTGTTTTGTTTGGGGACACAAGTGAAGGAAATAAGCTGCTTCGCCTGATTAATAAGAAAGCGGATGTAGAGGAATACATCGGTGCGGCGGAAGAAGGCACTGGTGGAGCGAGCCTGGTGGCATCTATGGATGACAGCGAATTGATCTGCGGCTGTAACGGCGTATCAAAAGGCACCATCATGGAAGCGATCAAACGTGACGGGCTGACAACTGTGGATCAAGTAAAAGCCTGCACGAGTGCATCCCGTTCATGCGGCGGCTGTAAACCACTCGTTGTAGACCTGCTTGCCCATACATTAGGAGATGGATTTGACACATCGAACCAAAAAGAAGCGATCTGCGGCTGTACCACGCTTTCGCGTGATGAAGTTGTTGAGGCAATTCGTGAAAAAGGGCTGACTCATACAAAAGAAGTGATGAATGTGCTTGGCTGGGAAACAGACGGCGGCTGTTCAAAGTGCCGTCCAGCACTGAACTATTATTTAGGCATGATTAATCCGAAAGAATACGAGGATGAAAAAGCCTCTAAATTTGTGAACGAGCGGATGCATGGCAATATTCAAAAAGATGGCACCTATTCAGTTGTACCGCGGATGTATGGCGGTGTAACGTCAGCGAATGACCTGAGGAAAATTGCGGATGTAGCAGATAAATATAATGTGCCGCTCATCAAAGTAACCGGCGGCCAGCGGATTGATTTATTCGGTGTGAAAAAAGAGGATCTGCCGGGTATGTGGGCGGATTTGGATATGCCGTCCGGCTATGCGTACGGAAAAACATTACGAACGGTTAAAACCTGTGTCGGTGAAAGTTTCTGCCGCTTCGGCACCCAGGATTCCATGAGCATGGGAATCCAGATGGAAAAGAAATTCGAGCGAATCGGCACACCGCATAAAGTGAAAATGGCCGTATCTGCCTGCCCGCGCAACTGTGCAGAATCTGGCATCAAGGATATTGGAGTCGTGGGTGTAGACGGCGGCTGGGAAATATACGTTGGCGGAAATGGCGGAACCCATCTGCGGGCAGCTGATCTTTTCTGCAAAGTAAAAACGAACGAAGAAGTAATGGAAATGACAGGTGCATTTATGCAGTATTACCGGGAGGATGCGGTATATCTTGAACGGACGGCGGCCTGGGTAGAGCGTGTCGGCCTTGACCATATTAAAGAAGTTCTGTCCGATAAAGCCACGCGTGATGCGCTGAACGCCCGGATCGACGAAGCACTGTCTGTCACAAAAGAGCCGTGGAAAGAAGTAATTGAAAGCGAAAAAATCCGAAAAGAACTATATGAAACAGAGCTTGTGAGCACAACAAAATAAAAGGGGGCCATGAACATGGAAAAAACATTGGAGAAGGTACGGATCGCATCCATTGCGGATTTACCGGAGAAAATGGGAAAAACTGTCCGGGTGGGAGAGCTGGAACTGGCTGTGTTTAAACTTGGAAATGGCACGGTCAGAGCGATTGAAAACCGCTGCCCGCACAAAGGAGGGGTGCTCGCAGAAGGAATTGTCAGCGGCGAGCACGTTTTCTGCCCGATGCATGACTGGAAAATTTGCACAACTGATGGGAAAGTGCAGGCGCCGGATGTTGGCTGTGTGTCCACTTATAAAGCCGTTATTGAAGACAACGACGTATACTTATTTATTTAAAGAAGGAGGCGGACGAAGATGGGTGTATCGATTGTAGGAGCAGGGCCGGGCGATCCGGAACTCATTACCGTTAAAGCATTAAAAGCCATTCAAACGGCCGATGTTATTTTATATGACCGGCTTGTAAACAAAGAGCTGTTGAAGGAGTCAAAACCATCAGCTGTCCGCGTCTTCTGCGGAAAGTTTCCAGGCAATCATGTGATGACTCAGGACCGTATTAATCGGCTGATAGTAAAGTTCGCTTCTGACGGAAAAAGTGTGGTGCGTTTAAAAGGCGGTGATCCGTTTGTGTTCGGACGCGGCGGCGAAGAAGCTGCTTATGCGAGAAGCTTTGGCATCCCGGTTGAAATTATTCCGGGTATTACGGCGGGCATTGCTGCACCTGCTTATGCAAATATTCCCGTTACACACCGGGAGTACGGCAATTCATTCGCCATTGTCACCGGGCATCAAATGGAAGGCAAAGGGGAAACAGATTGGTCGAAGCTTGCCACGTCTGTAGACACGCTTGTGATTTATATGGGCATGAAACACTTGGATCATATTACGAAGCAGCTCATTCACCATGGCCGCAGTGGGGCAATGATGGCCGCAGTGATTGAGCAGGGCACGACAAATGCACAGCGGGTTGTAACAGCGCCTCTGTGCCGTATTGCAGAAGAAGCGCAGAAGCAGGAAATAGGCAATCCGGCTGTAATTGTCATTGGCGACGTCGTCAACTGCCGGGAGCAGCTGGAACGTGAAATGGCTCTGGCGGCTGCCTATTAAGGGAAAAGGAATTGACGCGCTTCTCTTCCTCCTGTACCATTATCTTTAATTCGAGATAATAAAAACAGAAAAGGTGGAAGCGCCATGAAACATGTATTTCAAAAAGGATCAAACGACCGTGTCCTGCTTCTCTTACATGGAACAGGAGGCACCGAGCATGACCTGCTGCCGCTCGCTGACAGTATTGATCCGGATGCATCTGTATTGAGCGTGCGGGGAAATGTGCTTGAAAATGGTATGCCGCGCTTTTTCAGACGGCTGGCAGAAGGAGTATTTGATGAGAAAGATTTAGTGTTCCGCACAAATGAATTAAATGAATTTTTAGCCCAGGCGGCACGCGACTACGGGTTTAACCGGAATAAAGTAGTGGCGATCGGCTAATCGAATGGTGCAAACATTGCCGCAAGTCTATTATTTCATTTGAAAGATTCTTTAAAAGGTGCGATCCTTCATCATCCAATGGTGCCGAGAAGAGGGATTGAACTTCCGGATTTAACAGGCACCCCTGTTTTGATTACAGCTGGAAAAAACGATCCTATTTGTCCGGCAAAAGAAACAGATGATTTAGCGGCACTGCTGGCTGGTGCCGGCGCAGAAACTGACATTCACTGGGAAATGAATGGCCATATGCTGACAGCTACAGAAGTGCAGGCAGCAGCACAGTGGTTCAAAGCCCATCTCGCTTAATTGTTCTGATAACAAAAAACGCCTTGTTCGCAAGGCGTTTTTTGTTTTATATTATTGTGATCTGGTTTCTTATGATCGGCAGAGGATGGAGACAAATCATTAAGCTGTTCAAGCATTTTCTCTACATCTGTAAATTAGAGTTGAAAAAATAGGGATATAGGAAACAAGAAGAGCTGATAAAGCCGCTGTTAAAATTCTAAAACTCAGTTTTCATAAGGCGTTCATTTTGTTCTCCTTTTCTCAAAGCAAAATATAGATAGAAGCTTTTCGTATCATTTTAAAAAACGTTTTTAACATTAATTGTAAAAATGGTAAATTTACATTCTATATTCGATCTATTAGTTATTTAAGCCTATTTATCACGAAAAATAAGCTATAAGATTCATTTTAAAAATAGTTAATTAGGTAATAGGATCTTATAAAAAGCATTATTTCTGTTTTTTTTCTTATTTATCGTGTTTTGACTAAAAAATGGAAGGGTGGAATAGTAGTCTTATCTTACTAAAAGAGGTGAAATGCATGATTGCGGTGAAATCAAAGCGAATTATGGATGCGCAGGGGCGGGTGGTTCTGCCGAAAGCGGTGCGGAAGGAGCTGGGTATTTCTCCGGAAGACCGGGTACGGGTGGTAGGACAGCAGGATGAAATTACGATTGAGAAGTACACGGAGCAGCAGGTGGAGGAAACGCAAATGTGTTATATAACGGGCGCTGCATCGCCTGACTGCCATTCATTTAGCGGAGGTATTCATTTAAGTAAAGAAGCGGCTCTCAAGATTCTGGCAGAATGGAAGTCTAAACAGTAATCAATTGGCGTATAGTGAAAAGTATGCTACTTTAGAGAGTGGAAATCTGACAAAGGAGAATAGGAATGGATTTTATCACTCTATTAAAAGCGGTTATTCTCGGGCTTGTAGAAGGAATGACCGAATTTGCCCCGGTTTCTTCAACAGGGCATATGATTATTGTCGATGATATGTGGCTTCACTCTAAAGAATTTTTGGGAAAATATGCAGCTAATACGTTCAAGGTTGTCATCCAGCTTGGTTCTATTTTAGCGGTGGTTGTTGTATTCAGGCAGCGGTTTATTGATTTGCTTGGCTTAAACAAAGAAACACGCGGCAAAGAAAATCGGCTTCGTCTTGGCCAGGTGCTTGTTGGATTGGTTCCGGCCGGGGTTTTAGGTGTTTTGTTTGAAGATACGATTGATAAGTATTTGTTTACAACTGAGACTGTGTTGATCGGACTTGTGGCTGGTGCTGTCCTGATGATTATTGCAGATATTTACAGGGGCAGAAAGCAGACGGATAATATAGCTGAGACTGTTGATCAAATAACGTATAAGCAGGCATTTCTTGTTGGTATTTTCCAATGTCTTTCTGTTCTGCTTCCCGGTTTTTCACGTTCTGGATCTACCATTTCCGGCGGGGTTCTTGTTGGCATGAGCTATCGTGCTGCAGCGGATTTTACGTTTATTATGGCTGTGCCGATTATGGCCGGGGCCAGCTCTATTTCACTGTTGAAAAACCTTGAGTATATTTCAAGCTCTGATCTTCCTTTTTACGCGGTCGGTTTTATTAGTGCTTTTATTTTCGCTTTAATTTCCATTAAGTTCTTCTTGAAATTAATTAACCGTATCAAATTAACTCCGTTTGCCATTTATCGTATCATTCTGGCAGCGGTCATTTATTTCGTCTTTTTGTAAGCGGGGGGCATACCCCGCTTTTTTATATGGAAAGAAGTGTTCGCAACGTTTGATTTAAAAGACGCGGGCGTGGTAAACTAACAGCACGAAACCGAACCGCAGGCTGATGTCTGCGGTTTTTTCAGAACGGAGGTCCTTATGAACGAAACAAAAACCGAACAACTCAAGGGCATTACAGCGGGTGTGAATACGGATAGCGAGGGAGATTTTCTGTACTCAATGGAAGAGCTCAAAAATCTGGCCGAAGCGTGCGGCATTGAAGTGAAGGGGGAGCTGACGCAAAATCTGCCCCGTACACATCCCGCTCTGTATATGGGAACGGGAAAAGTAGAAGAGCTTCAGCATCTTGTCGAACAGATGGAAGCAGATGTCGTGATTTTTGACAGTGAGCTGTCTCCTTCGCAAATTCGAAATCTCGAAAAAGAGCTTGATTGCGAAGTAATCGACCGAACCATGCTTATTTTAGACATCTTCGGCCGGCGCGCCAAAACGAAAGAAGCACAGCTCCAGGTGGAGATGGCCCGTCTTCAGTATATGCTGCCGCGCCTGGTCGGCACGTATGTGGCACTTGGGCGTCAGGGGGGCGGCTCAGGCTTTAAGAACCGCGGTGCCGGGGAAACGAAGCTCGAGCTTGACCGCCGGAAAATTGAATCGAAAATTTCTTATTTACGCAAAGAACTGGCGAAAATTTCGGAGCAGCGGACTGTACAGCGCAGACAGCGCCAAAAAAATAACCTGCCTGTTGCTGCGCTTGTAGGCTATACAAATGCCGGTAAGTCAACTGTTATGAACGCAATGCTCGGAACGTACGGCGGAGACGGGGGAGAGGTTTTTGAGAAAGACATGCTTTTCGCTACGCTGGATACATCTGTGCGCAGCATCGAGCTTCCGGATAAAAAAGAGTTTTTGCTCGCCGATACGGTCGGATTTGTAAACAAGCTGCCGCACCATCTTGTAAAAGCGTTTCGCTCAACACTGGAGGAAGCGGCATTTGCCGATGTGCTTGTTCATGTCATTGATGTATCAAGCCCGCAGTTTGAAACAATGACAGATATTACGGAAAAAACGCTCGCAGATATTGGGGCAGAAAACATGCCGGTCGTCTATGTATACAATAAAGCAGACCGGGCCGGTATCGAATACCCGCAGACAGCCGGTGATTCGGTATATATATCCGCCAAAGAAAGAGCCGGTATCAGCGA from Domibacillus sp. DTU_2020_1001157_1_SI_ALB_TIR_016 encodes:
- a CDS encoding nucleoside-diphosphate sugar epimerase/dehydratase translates to MSRTKRYVLALFMDFGILFLSVALSCFVFYENGRGVTFSQMAYIFALFWIVLTIGFHLFHHYRHLWRFASMGESKVIGKSFTFTFVTGGMLHLLFTEWGVTTLPYSLLFITWTVALAAFLFSRLILWSVNENKGIPNKKGKRTLIIGAGNAGILVVKELKKSMDPFLYPVAFIDDDPEKLGLNVRNMPVAGTTNEIERVIEHFHIETAIIAIPSASGSDITRIVKSCQKCGVTVRILPRITDIINGRVTLSMIREVNVEDLLGRPPIQLDVLGISHYVQEKTVLITGAGGSIGSEICRQISSFHPKKVLLLGHGENSVYAIEKELEQLYPHLPIQALIGDIQDKNRLEHIFSIYRPQVVFHAAAHKHVPLMEHNPTEAVKNNIFGTKNLAECADQYSVETYVQISTDKAVNPTSVMGATKRVAELIIQTLNQQSKTNFVAVRFGNVLGSRGSVIPLFKKQIQNGGPVTVTHRDMTRYFMTIPEAVQLVIQAGALAKGGEIFILDMGKPVKISELARNLITLSGLTPGKDIEIRYTGMRPGEKLYEELFTTEEGHTASKHELIYTARTTNGSKIDLPFWLNRLEQLVYETGNEETDTAIKSVLKEIVPSYQIDFFFS
- a CDS encoding 7TM diverse intracellular signaling domain-containing protein, with the protein product MPSVRFLCGLFFLMSWFPQAVHAEGQPASEDIHLSIFYLEDSKQQFSIEEVAAAQKKHLFRPAEKSPNFGYTDSVYWFRLTVENKTGQERLLLEVPSPPLDSLILYGPDGKGAFQKTEAGDTKEFGDRLIKHRNFLFPIKLSSGEKKTYYLRVQTEGAMSVPIQLWTEDTFLPHSTKETAIHFGYYGLVIIMAVYNFFLFIFLRNKSYLVYTLFSLSYVMIHMANLGDAYQWLWPSASWWNNRSIVFFISFSFILSCFFIRHLLNVPKYSPWMDQALSLLAAIQVLIIGILFFVSYPLALHMIFVSSLLHSLFFLFLALFLWKKGSKLAKYFLFAWLFFLIGNTISSLADAGLIVRSLATHYAVLIGSPLELVLFSLGLSAQVGLIRKEKEQLYEKVQETQKDITLTIGEVMEARSKETSHHVKRVAEYSGIIALAYGLSGEEVKKLKAASPMHDLGKVGIPDSILNKPGKLTEEEFKEMKKHTTIGYNMLKHSSGETLQIAAIIAHQHHEKYDGTGYPRKLKGEDIHLFARITAIADVFDALNSKRAYKEKWDLDGILSFMEREKGKHFDPMLVDLFLADIDAALEVAHKFPE
- a CDS encoding GGDEF domain-containing protein, encoding MKKDTWSAFFQPDRPEDEQFCREHGEMLFARLRFVCLMVVLSYPLYLALDLYFLSTGEKRLNLGILSFLHFLSFFMSLTFLLVRKKLIRRQQSGRRDLLHYVYSYFCFYIFIGASGSLNSQFLTGNIYAYLIILLAASVTFPIPPKKSAVMLAGIHVLFLTGLMKIGGFSLTSIMNMINSTAAAGIAFFLSSTFYSYRKKEMESQQQLQKNEKTFRLLFDLNPHPLILARLSNYQIILFNQRASAYYEGTQLHDKGAGLLFKNSYEEQNIVDVLQEKGSIKGYLTPHFDPAKKDIWIMLSVELVDYLQEPCLLIGTTDVTSFKAEEEKLSAHAFLDELTGIMNRRKGLNVLSSLMNSRQAQPFTLCYIDINGLKTVNDRYGHNKGDHFIKAICQAIQKSLGEEDLLFRMGGDEFVILFPNQPPEAANQAWAAIQLEFDRANQVSRQPYKLSASHGICYYHPGMNISLEELLEMADQEMYKEKRSRHHNKLPPSLP
- a CDS encoding MerR family transcriptional regulator, with translation MTDEEKSYKTKKVITIGIVSELTGLSERQIRYYEERQLIFPDRSERGTRKYSFGDVETLMDIANQMEDGVRTFEIRQEMKKRPDQDKLKRSMIKGQLNARFGIQNKFK
- the nirB gene encoding nitrite reductase large subunit NirB, which translates into the protein MTKEKIVLIGNGMAGVRSIEEILKINPNRFHITIFGEEPYPNYNRIQLSKVLQGDTTIADITLNDWNWYEEQNIQLYPGEGVTRIDTEAKCVHTTKERTVQYDKLIIATGSVPFIIPVPGHEKKGVTAFRDIKDCEKMIDASKEFKKASVIGGGLLGLEAARGLLNLGMEVNVIHLADFLMERQLDETAGKMLQKELEKQGMNFLMQKQTAEILGENRVEGIRFNDGEEIETDLVVMAVGIRPNTSLAKESGIAVNRGILVNDFMETNIPDVYAVGECAEHREVVYGLVAPLYEQGKAMAAHICDTQAPGYAGSVLSTQLKVSGVDVFSVGEIVEDEETKTIKMFDDWKGTYKKVLIRDGKMAGAVLFGDTSEGNKLLRLINKKADVEEYIGAAEEGTGGASLVASMDDSELICGCNGVSKGTIMEAIKRDGLTTVDQVKACTSASRSCGGCKPLVVDLLAHTLGDGFDTSNQKEAICGCTTLSRDEVVEAIREKGLTHTKEVMNVLGWETDGGCSKCRPALNYYLGMINPKEYEDEKASKFVNERMHGNIQKDGTYSVVPRMYGGVTSANDLRKIADVADKYNVPLIKVTGGQRIDLFGVKKEDLPGMWADLDMPSGYAYGKTLRTVKTCVGESFCRFGTQDSMSMGIQMEKKFERIGTPHKVKMAVSACPRNCAESGIKDIGVVGVDGGWEIYVGGNGGTHLRAADLFCKVKTNEEVMEMTGAFMQYYREDAVYLERTAAWVERVGLDHIKEVLSDKATRDALNARIDEALSVTKEPWKEVIESEKIRKELYETELVSTTK
- the nirD gene encoding nitrite reductase small subunit NirD; amino-acid sequence: MEKTLEKVRIASIADLPEKMGKTVRVGELELAVFKLGNGTVRAIENRCPHKGGVLAEGIVSGEHVFCPMHDWKICTTDGKVQAPDVGCVSTYKAVIEDNDVYLFI